The sequence CGGCGCGGTAGTCGGCCAGCACGCCGCGCGGCTCGATCGCCGCGCCCGCCGTGCGGTGGTTGACGATCCGGCGCTCGACCACGACCTCGGCGGCCGCGAAGCCGGCCTCGAGGTCTCCCCCACCCAGCGACCACTCGTGGCACTGGTTGGTGCCCAGGTCGGCGTGCACGAGGTCGCCGCCCTCGTAGGCCTGCTCGAGGTCGACGACGACCGGCAGCGGCTCGTACTCGACGTACACCTGCTGCGCGGCGTCGACCACCGCGTAGCGGTCGGAGCCGATCACGAGCGCGACCGGGTCGCCGACGTGGTGGACCTCGTCCTTGGCGAGCGCCCAGTGCGGCGGGTTCTTGACCTCGACGCCCGGCGGCACCCACGCCATCGGCAGCGGCGCCTCCAGGTCGAGGTCGTTGCCGGTGAAGACGGCGTGCACGCCTCCGAACGCCTTCGCCTCGGTCGTGTCGATCGACGTGATCTTCGCGTGCGCCTCAGGCGAGCGGACGAACGACGCCCACAGCTGGCCCGTCACGTTGATGTCGTCGATGTAGCGGGCGCGGCCCATGATCAGCCGCGGGTCCTCCTTGCGCTTGAGCGGCTGGCCGACCCAGGGCTCGGCGACCGCGCTCATGACTCGGACGCGGCCAGCACCGCCTTGACGATGTTGTGGTAGCCGGTGCAGCGGCAGAGGTTGCCGGCGAGCGCTTCGCGGACCTCTTCCTCGTTGGGCTTCGGGTTGCGTTGCAGCAGGTCGGCCGACGCCATGATCATGCCCGGCGTGCAGTAGCCGCACTGCAGGCCGTGGTGCTCCCAGAACGCCTCCTGCAGCGGATGCAGCGCGCCTTCCTGGCCCATTCCTTCGATCGTCTTGATCTCCGCGCCATCCGCTTGAGCGGCCAGCAGCGTGCAGGACTTGATCGCTTCGCCGTTGAGGTGGACCGTGCACGCGCCACAGTTGGACGTGTCGCAACCGACATGCGTACCGGTCAGTCCCAGCGTTTCACGTAGGAAGTGGACCAGGAGCAGACGCGGTTCGACCTCGGCGCTCTGCTGAGCACCGTTGACGGTCATCGTGACCCGTACTGAACCAGCCATCTCTCTCCTCCCAGTCAGGAACTGGGCGGAGCGTATCGGTTGCTACGAACCTGCGCGACGGCGGTGGTACGCGAACGTCAGCTGAGCCAGCAGGAGGCGATCGGCGGGCTCGATGTCCACGAAGGACAGCGACACGTCGGTGTCGGTGACGCGCACCGTCTCGGCGGTCGCGCGGATCTCACGGTTGGCCTGGACGAGGCCGATGACCACCTGGTGCAGATCCGCTTCGATGTAGCTCGACTGCTTGGCGACGCGCAGGCCGCCGGCGCTGATGTCGCGCGTGAAGGTCGTCTTCGGCGCGCCTTCGGTCCCCGCGGGGCGCAGATGCGCGGGCAGGACGAGCGGCGCGCGGCTGAACGTGCGGCGCTGGCCGAGGCGGAAGGGGTCGAGCAGCGTGGCGATCAGCTCGCCCTCGGCGTAGCCGGGCTTGATCTGGGCCTTCAGGGCCTGCAGGCTGCCGCCGGCTTCGATCAGGAGGTAGGTGACGAAGCCGGGCGCGAGCGCGTCCGGCGGGAGGGGTGCCTGCGGCGCGAGCATGACGTCGGCGCCGGTGAAGCCGACGACGAGGCACGCGACGGCCTCTTCGCCCAGATCGAGCTGGGCGGGCTGTCCCTCACTGAGTGCGCTTGCGAATGACGTGGCCATGATGATGTTCCCTACACCCGCTCTATCGGCTTTTCCGCAGATTGGTTGAGGGTCATTCCATGACCACGTCGTACGCGCGCGCGTGGGGAGCGACGAAGCGGGCGGTGCGGAGCCCTTCCTCGCGCAGGTCGGCGTGGGCGATGTCCGTGTGCGGCGTGATCAGCATCCGCCCTTCCTCCACGCGCCAGCTGGCCGCGACGCGCCCGTCGACCGTGAGCGTCTGATCGCCCGAGAGGGTGAGCTGGAGCGGCTGGACCTCCGCCGGGAGGATGCGGTCGCGGTCCTTGTAGGCCAGCAGCGGCTGGTCCCAATTGCCGAGGAAGCGCGGCGGCAGCGGCGTGTCGGCCGGGAGGATCGGTTGGTCCGGCAGGTCGATCAGCTCGCGACCGTGCTCGTCGCGGTAGTGCACGAGGTGGAGCGCGTGGAAGTCGAAGTCGCGCTGGGCGGTGCCGGCCCAGGCGGCGATGTCCCGGCGCTGCGCGGGTCCGAACGCCTGCAGGTAGCGGGTGAGGACGGTCTTGGCCGCCTGCTCCGCCGTCGGCAGCGGACGCGGGTCCTTGACGAACAGCGTGTCGCGACCGCGGTCGCCCCAATGGCCGGCCGGCGGCAGCTGGACGAGCGGCACGAGCGTGCGGGCGCGCAGGATCGGCGTCCAGAGGTCGGGCGCGCCGATCTTCTCGCGGATGTCCTTGTTCGTGCGCGGGGTCGTGAACCAGCGCGCGAGCTCGTCGGCCTCCGCGTCGATCGCCGGGTCGCTGGCGCGCCACTTGCGCATCCGGGAGTGGCGGAGCAGCGCGGCGTAGGCCGGGAAGTCCTCGGCCGCCGCCACGTGCAGCGTGAGCCGCATGAGCGTGGACTTGACGACGTGGCCGTCGGTGATGGCCCGCTCGAGCTGCTCGCGGGTGAAGCCCTCGACGCGCGCCGCGAGCGCGACGAACGGCGCCCGCGCCTCCTGGCCCTGGAGCGGCGTCAGGCGCTTGATCGCCTCCTGCGGCGTGGCGCGCCAGCGCGTGATCAGGCCCTGCCGGTGGGCGAGCGTGGCGGTGAGCTCTTGGCGTGTCAGGACCCGCATCGGGGGCAGCGTAAGGTGCAGCGCATGGCTCTCGCCTTCACGCTTCCTGACACGTCCGGCACGCCCGTCTCGCTGCACGAGGACGGTGCGGCGGCCGCGGTGGTCGTCTTCACCTGCAACCACTGCCCGTACGCGCTGGCCTGGCACGACCGCCTCCAGGCGGTGGCGCGCGACTACGCGGACCGCGGCGTCCGCTTCCTCCAGATCAACGCCAACAACGCCGAGAAGTACCCGCGCGACTCCGTCGAGTCCATGCGCGCACGGGTCAACGGCGGCGAGTTCGCCGGGCCGTACCTGGTCGACGAGTCCCAGGAGGTCGCCCGCGCGTGGGGCGCGACCGTCACGCCCGACGTGTTCGTCACGGACGCCGGCGGCGTGGTCTACCGGGGCGCCCCGGACGCCGACTACAACGACCCCTCGCTCGACGCGGCGTGGTTGCGCGCCGCCCTGGAGGACGTGCTCGCCGGCCGCCCGGTCGCCAAGGCCGAGACGAAGCCGGTCGGCTGCTCGATCAAGTGGAAGTAGCGCTGCTCTGGTGGGCCGGGTGCCCGTCACATCCGGTCGTCCGTGAGCAGCTGCGAGCGCTGGGCGTCCCCTTCGTGGAGCGTGAGATCGCGCGACGAGGCCGACGCCGAGCGCGAGCGGTTCCCGGGCTCGCCGACGATCCGCGTGGACGGGGTCGACCTGTTCCCGACGGACGAGCCGCCCGGGTTGACCTGCCGCATCTACATGGTCGACGGCCGCTTCTCGCCCGTGCCCGGGCTGGATGCGCTGCGAGACGCCTTGGCGGAAGCGCGCCACGGGAGGGCGTGACAACCGCACTCACGCTGGCCTGGAACCTCCACCACGACGAGCGTCGGCGGCCCATACGGTCACCCCATGAGCGCGACCTTCGAACCCGCCCCGTCCTTCCCACCGGCACAGCCGCCCGCACCGCGCAAGCGGAGCTGGGTGAAGATCGGCCTGATCATCGGGGCGTCGGTGATCGCCGCGATCGTCGCGCTGGTCGTCGCGCTCGTGCTGTTCGTCAACGCGTCG comes from Solirubrobacter pauli and encodes:
- a CDS encoding PilZ domain-containing protein; protein product: MATSFASALSEGQPAQLDLGEEAVACLVVGFTGADVMLAPQAPLPPDALAPGFVTYLLIEAGGSLQALKAQIKPGYAEGELIATLLDPFRLGQRRTFSRAPLVLPAHLRPAGTEGAPKTTFTRDISAGGLRVAKQSSYIEADLHQVVIGLVQANREIRATAETVRVTDTDVSLSFVDIEPADRLLLAQLTFAYHRRRAGS
- a CDS encoding (2Fe-2S)-binding protein, which translates into the protein MTVNGAQQSAEVEPRLLLVHFLRETLGLTGTHVGCDTSNCGACTVHLNGEAIKSCTLLAAQADGAEIKTIEGMGQEGALHPLQEAFWEHHGLQCGYCTPGMIMASADLLQRNPKPNEEEVREALAGNLCRCTGYHNIVKAVLAASES
- a CDS encoding winged helix DNA-binding domain-containing protein; the encoded protein is MRVLTRQELTATLAHRQGLITRWRATPQEAIKRLTPLQGQEARAPFVALAARVEGFTREQLERAITDGHVVKSTLMRLTLHVAAAEDFPAYAALLRHSRMRKWRASDPAIDAEADELARWFTTPRTNKDIREKIGAPDLWTPILRARTLVPLVQLPPAGHWGDRGRDTLFVKDPRPLPTAEQAAKTVLTRYLQAFGPAQRRDIAAWAGTAQRDFDFHALHLVHYRDEHGRELIDLPDQPILPADTPLPPRFLGNWDQPLLAYKDRDRILPAEVQPLQLTLSGDQTLTVDGRVAASWRVEEGRMLITPHTDIAHADLREEGLRTARFVAPHARAYDVVME
- a CDS encoding thioredoxin family protein — protein: MALAFTLPDTSGTPVSLHEDGAAAAVVVFTCNHCPYALAWHDRLQAVARDYADRGVRFLQINANNAEKYPRDSVESMRARVNGGEFAGPYLVDESQEVARAWGATVTPDVFVTDAGGVVYRGAPDADYNDPSLDAAWLRAALEDVLAGRPVAKAETKPVGCSIKWK